In Palaemon carinicauda isolate YSFRI2023 chromosome 18, ASM3689809v2, whole genome shotgun sequence, a genomic segment contains:
- the LOC137657554 gene encoding uncharacterized protein yields MSNLKLLITQRKVIRKKVTDAFNKLGSYANFTASRKISEKCLLLSYQKGLLDLDSKIQNLKFEDSAVTELELEEECLGCIDYLEKIERCLPLLEVSPSRSVTDTALSLLKQPTAPLPKFSSKENEDLLQFFVEFEATTGVYKYPDRDLLLLLKQQVEGRAKVLLNSLEADKQSYQDAKSLLIKAFASEEVRKSSTVKKLTELKLNPGDDPFNYVSRLRNLCESTKVLQMSSDDFLTYFAWLGLNDEFRKELVQITNKTSPSITEILDNFFVACERYENSRKVSNVTPSKHSLSCNGSAENADSFASLAVKVHSPKNKVLPSCSLCSKVHGKDFNHLLYKCTKFPTPQSKVDKLKYFKGCLKCASFFASHC; encoded by the coding sequence atgtcaaatttaaaattgcttattactcagagaaaggttattcgtaagaaagtaactgatgcctttaataaattggggtcctatgcaaattttactgcatcccggaaaatatcggaaaagtgtctcctgttaagttaccagaagggtttgttagacttggattctaaaattcaaaatttaaagtttgaggatagcgcagttacagaactcgaattagaagaggaatgtttgggttgtattgattatttagagaagatagagagatgtttgcctttacttgaagtttctccttcccgtagtgtcacggacacagctcttagtttattaaagcagccaacagcgcccctcccaaaatttagtagcaaggaaaatgaggatctcttacagttttttgtagaatttgaggctACTACTGGTGTTTATAAATATCCCGATAGGGATTTGTTACTTTTGCTTAAACAGCAAGTTGAAGGTCGGGCTAAGGTTTTGCTGAATTCTCTTGAAGCAGATAAACAGAGTTACCAAGATGCTAAATCGCTCTTGATTAAAGCTTTTGCTTCGGAAGAAGTTAGGAAGTCTTCCACCGTTAAGAAACTAACAGAGTTGAAACTAAATCCAGGTGATGACCCATTTAATTATGTATCTAGGTTAAGGAATTTATGTGAGTCTACTAAGGTTTTGCAAATGTCCTCTGATGATTTTTTGACTTATTTTGCTTGGCTAGGTTTGAATGATGAATTTAGAAAAGAGTTAGTGCAAATTACTAATAAGACTTCTCCTTCAATTACGGAAATTTTGGATAACTTTTTTGTAGCTTGCGAGAGGTATGAAAACTCGAGAAAAGTGTCAAATGTTACGCCTTCAAAGCATTCCTTATCATGCAATGGTAGTGCTGAAAATGCTGATAGTTTTGCTAGTTTGGCAGTTAAAGTGCATTCTCCTAAGAATAAAGTCCTACCTAGTTGTTCGTTATGTTCTAAGGTTCATGGTAAGGATTtcaatcatttactatataaatgtacaaaatttcctACTCCTCAGTCTAAAGTAgataaattgaagtattttaaaggctgtttgaaatgtgctagttttttcgcatcccactgctaa